The following are encoded in a window of Persicobacter psychrovividus genomic DNA:
- a CDS encoding Cof-type HAD-IIB family hydrolase, producing the protein MDDTLLNDEHQISVVNHEKLMEAQRAGLRVVLASGRPTPAMLQYGRDLKLGKYQSHLVAYNGGVILDMANEQEVFAQQLTVAQIHQLYDYAQEAGLNIMTYTATDIITPNHCQYVTVEQELTNMRVHVVEDFKAFVQQPAVKCIIVGEPDRLKATAPLLRMAHPDKSVAISKPFFLEVTQQGIDKAASIDRLAKSLNIGAEEVIAVGNAGNDLSMVEYAGLGVWVENVDPALRDRADVIVASNNDHGVAEVIDRFVF; encoded by the coding sequence ATGGACGACACGCTACTGAATGATGAACATCAGATTTCGGTGGTAAATCATGAAAAATTGATGGAAGCCCAAAGGGCAGGATTACGGGTGGTGCTGGCCTCTGGTCGCCCTACGCCTGCGATGCTTCAGTATGGTCGCGATCTCAAGCTGGGTAAATATCAATCTCACCTGGTGGCTTATAATGGTGGGGTGATTCTGGACATGGCCAATGAGCAGGAGGTTTTTGCGCAGCAGCTTACGGTGGCGCAGATTCATCAGTTGTATGATTATGCGCAAGAGGCGGGTTTGAACATCATGACCTATACGGCGACGGACATTATTACGCCAAACCATTGCCAGTATGTTACTGTGGAGCAGGAGCTGACCAATATGCGCGTTCATGTAGTGGAGGATTTCAAAGCTTTTGTGCAGCAGCCAGCTGTTAAGTGTATTATTGTTGGTGAACCCGACCGCCTGAAGGCTACGGCTCCTTTATTGCGGATGGCGCATCCCGACAAGAGTGTCGCGATCTCTAAGCCTTTTTTCCTTGAGGTTACTCAGCAGGGCATTGATAAAGCGGCAAGCATTGACCGACTGGCAAAATCATTGAATATTGGTGCTGAGGAAGTGATTGCGGTAGGAAATGCAGGAAATGACCTTTCGATGGTGGAATATGCTGGACTTGGGGTATGGGTTGAAAATGTTGATCCTGCGCTCCGTGACCGTGCCGATGTGATTGTGGCGAGCAATAACGACCATGGTGTGGCAGAAGTTATTGACCGTTTTGTGTTTTAA
- a CDS encoding di-heme oxidoredictase family protein yields the protein MTTSKRFLWVLACVFMFSCNHLSEVQFQAEEGEELSAGQGTIFDTSENAFSLQIPTLSNEEGLLFFVGNSLFNQNWVTAPASTTARDGLGPLFNARSCSGCHFKDGRGRAPEFHGELNAGHLIRLSIPDPFNPSRTLPDPHYGGQLQDQAINGFGVPVEGGYEVDYLMMEGKFADGSSYELRKPMISFVNLKYGPMDAKVMTSPRVAPQMVGLGFLEAIPEADLLALADPEDRDNDGISGRPNYILQQDGQKAIGRFGWKANQQDLEHQVAGAFLGDMGITSDLKPSQNWPFGIDTENIPNGGEPEIDADDLQKVVLYSATLAVPARRNWQDPEVLKGKQIFMDAGCAGCHIPKFKTGTHPTIDGLSHQVIRPFTDLLLHDMGEGLADGRPDHEANGQEWRTPPLWGIGLFAAVNDHTFYLHDGRARNLSEAILWHGGEAEESKNQFVAMSSDDRQSLLQFLNSL from the coding sequence ATGACAACTTCCAAACGGTTCCTTTGGGTCTTGGCCTGCGTCTTTATGTTTTCCTGCAATCATCTTTCTGAAGTGCAATTTCAGGCCGAAGAAGGGGAAGAACTTTCTGCGGGGCAGGGGACAATCTTTGATACCTCAGAGAATGCCTTTTCTTTACAAATACCCACGCTTTCCAATGAGGAAGGCTTGTTGTTTTTTGTGGGGAATTCTCTATTTAATCAAAATTGGGTGACCGCCCCCGCCTCTACCACCGCCCGCGATGGGCTGGGTCCGCTGTTTAATGCGCGTTCCTGCAGTGGTTGTCATTTTAAGGATGGGCGCGGTCGTGCCCCTGAGTTTCATGGGGAATTAAATGCTGGGCACCTGATCCGATTGTCAATACCAGACCCTTTTAATCCTTCAAGAACATTACCAGATCCTCATTATGGCGGGCAGTTACAAGACCAGGCGATCAACGGTTTTGGCGTGCCTGTGGAAGGGGGCTACGAAGTGGACTATTTAATGATGGAAGGGAAATTTGCCGATGGTTCGTCCTATGAGCTTCGGAAGCCCATGATCTCTTTTGTCAACCTGAAATATGGTCCGATGGATGCCAAAGTAATGACTTCCCCACGGGTGGCTCCTCAAATGGTAGGACTTGGATTTCTTGAAGCCATTCCCGAAGCAGATCTTTTGGCTTTGGCAGACCCCGAGGACCGTGATAATGATGGCATTTCTGGGCGACCAAATTACATTCTTCAGCAAGATGGACAGAAGGCCATTGGCCGTTTCGGTTGGAAAGCCAATCAGCAGGATTTAGAACATCAGGTGGCAGGCGCTTTTTTGGGAGATATGGGAATTACCTCTGATTTAAAGCCATCACAAAATTGGCCTTTTGGAATTGACACCGAAAATATCCCCAATGGGGGAGAGCCTGAGATTGATGCCGATGACCTTCAAAAGGTGGTTTTATATTCCGCAACACTTGCGGTTCCTGCTCGAAGAAACTGGCAGGATCCTGAGGTGCTGAAGGGGAAACAAATTTTTATGGATGCAGGTTGTGCGGGTTGTCATATCCCAAAATTTAAAACGGGCACACACCCTACCATCGATGGGCTTTCTCATCAGGTTATCCGCCCATTTACCGATTTACTTTTGCATGATATGGGGGAGGGGTTGGCCGACGGTCGCCCCGATCACGAAGCCAATGGGCAGGAATGGCGAACGCCGCCCCTTTGGGGAATTGGCTTGTTTGCAGCGGTGAACGATCATACCTTTTACCTGCATGATGGTCGAGCAAGAAACCTTTCAGAGGCGATCCTTTGGCATGGGGGAGAAGCGGAAGAATCCAAAAATCAGTTTGTTGCCATGTCCTCTGATGACCGTCAGTCTTTACTTCAATTCTTAAATTCTTTATAA
- a CDS encoding HTTM domain-containing protein: MITMVIKALKNGWQQQWATINVFPLVVFRIIFGLLMAFALLRMEYFGWIDAHLINPEFHFSYWGFEWVQPLGYWGTHGLVAMGVLAALGIASGFQYRLSAILFFVSWTYLSLIDKTWYLNHYYFVSLVSFILMLISPHHFCSLDVYFRRVQPDHLVQSWQVNSLRLMLGMVYFFAGVAKIKGDWLWEAQPLKIWLQARTDLPVIGGAFDWFWVPYFFCWAGMFYDLLIPFGLSNRKSRPFAYVAVVVFHVMTWLLFNIGVFPWVMIASTLIFFTAEDWAAWSNICRFIPKNSQAQPLKGRQQWMVAILLPFFALQIFLPLRHFLTSGNVLWTEQGYRYAWHVMLMEKNGHCTFIVKDEETDARWEVLPRQYLLPAQEQQMAFQPDMILEFAHFLGEVYRKKGVREPVVTVEAYASLNGRRSRLLIDPQVNLMETKDLLWGNDWILPLESAALVAKR, from the coding sequence ATGATAACGATGGTGATTAAGGCGTTGAAAAATGGGTGGCAACAGCAGTGGGCAACCATCAATGTTTTTCCATTGGTGGTTTTCCGAATTATTTTTGGCCTGCTGATGGCTTTTGCACTTTTGCGCATGGAATATTTCGGTTGGATTGATGCCCATTTGATCAACCCTGAATTTCATTTTTCTTATTGGGGATTTGAATGGGTTCAGCCTTTGGGCTATTGGGGGACTCATGGTTTGGTGGCAATGGGCGTACTTGCCGCCCTGGGCATCGCATCGGGATTTCAGTATCGGTTAAGCGCAATATTGTTTTTCGTCAGTTGGACTTATCTGTCATTGATTGATAAAACATGGTACCTGAACCATTATTATTTTGTCAGTTTGGTCAGCTTTATATTGATGCTGATTTCGCCTCATCATTTTTGTTCCCTTGATGTTTATTTCAGACGGGTTCAGCCTGATCATCTCGTACAGTCGTGGCAGGTGAATAGCCTTCGGCTGATGCTTGGGATGGTGTATTTTTTTGCTGGCGTAGCTAAAATTAAAGGAGACTGGCTTTGGGAGGCACAACCGCTGAAAATTTGGTTGCAAGCACGTACCGACCTGCCTGTAATTGGTGGGGCTTTTGACTGGTTTTGGGTGCCTTATTTTTTTTGCTGGGCAGGCATGTTTTATGATCTATTGATTCCTTTTGGTCTCAGCAATCGCAAGAGCCGACCGTTTGCTTATGTGGCGGTGGTGGTTTTTCATGTCATGACGTGGTTACTGTTTAATATTGGTGTTTTCCCGTGGGTGATGATCGCCTCGACACTGATTTTTTTTACTGCTGAAGATTGGGCCGCATGGTCAAATATTTGTCGTTTCATTCCTAAAAACAGCCAAGCTCAGCCATTGAAAGGAAGGCAACAGTGGATGGTAGCAATTTTACTGCCTTTTTTTGCCCTGCAAATATTCCTTCCTTTAAGGCATTTTTTGACGAGCGGAAATGTACTTTGGACGGAGCAGGGGTATCGGTATGCGTGGCATGTGATGCTGATGGAGAAGAATGGGCATTGTACTTTTATAGTTAAGGACGAGGAGACCGATGCCCGCTGGGAGGTGTTGCCCCGCCAGTATTTATTGCCTGCACAGGAGCAACAGATGGCTTTTCAGCCTGATATGATTTTGGAATTTGCGCATTTTCTTGGGGAAGTGTATCGAAAGAAGGGCGTCAGGGAGCCTGTTGTTACCGTGGAAGCATATGCTTCGCTGAATGGGCGGCGTTCGAGGCTGTTGATTGATCCACAGGTGAACTTGATGGAGACGAAGGATTTGTTGTGGGGTAATGACTGGATTTTGCCGCTGGAATCTGCGGCATTGGTGGCGAAAAGGTAA
- a CDS encoding alpha-mannosidase has protein sequence MKKTISTLLLCFLSCWAIAQAPHHQRVQVPAKTLDYINRAADGDHLALEGGHLALDGHVMPYPFFQSHEVLYLYRLSQLRHQTIWKADSVIFDEDWKAGNEKNNGSATARTIAPSELVGGRHTTNTYWFQLPELPESKTGFERFFCLRPVELTLIGWPETTIYVNGESRAALPRQHFYWSLNQILDQQGPQQICMKSFGVYDMPRGYKEISVVERNPELDELYWYTRVLIEAVSIMYPEEKGYQEMRDLADHIMAAIDLDLAGTVGFNKKVTESLKTIKASFEKIEKMADHQSTLYMLVHGHLDSAWRWTLGHTDDKIERLVLNNLYLMDRYPEYKYVFTTPYHYERLKEFHPHLYERVLEKIQQGQWIAKGSTYVETDMNMPGGESIVRQFLYGLDYYKHALKTKEFALFLPDTFGYPPYLPQIANSFGLDHLVAMRVNVPQLDHTIFNFKGIDGSKILVNGLSTPAWEYPFVDAIHGHHIQNPDSYTTYNAPDPGPRRARGTWERFKDQDITDKQLMLIGWGDGGGGGTEDQLELMRLGKSLPSFPKIEWTNMNDYIDLQLAKKDEFPTYDRRLLDRPFIQRTFLMANGIKMNNRAAEQRLREAEALGTWATQYGYEYPAEALKATWKKLLVMHFHDIITGMAVPEVLMEANVTIQEVEAAARKHRDAALTVIKANIQAEEDGLLLFNPSAVNKKGLVKLNAPKVAGKFHLVDEDFQELPFEKDQKQLLVAIDDFAPMSFKKIYVRKGKSTLKSAPLTAKNRTLENELVKVSFNEQGEIISYFDKQAQRELVPAGKVQNRLLEVVHPGTTMAKVKNDGSITDPKQVAQTITAKAKFSQYKQNSLMASLTIERQVAASSIKQRVVLHKDDKQLTFETDMDWNEEQHLEVDFPMDFATKVANHGIQWGSMEVTRSSYADYDTLEKPTCAHQWADISDEGYGMAVLDNTRYGYNVKEGGIRLVLSYGQHKHGYSELKNVAWGKKESGEYGGEKFKYALLPHEGNHISGRVIQKAKQFNTEIITESLNKQNGTANESFLTGMPENIMLQTIKKAENGEDWIVRLYETEQKHTSCKLVIEGQATAKVFSANMNEGIGEPITVNDSAIGLSFRPFEIKTLIIKPSQKQLVQGK, from the coding sequence ATGAAGAAGACAATTTCTACGCTACTGCTTTGCTTTTTAAGCTGCTGGGCAATCGCCCAGGCACCGCATCACCAACGGGTACAAGTCCCTGCCAAAACCCTCGACTATATTAACCGCGCGGCCGATGGCGACCACCTCGCGCTTGAGGGGGGCCACCTTGCCCTTGATGGCCACGTGATGCCCTATCCTTTTTTTCAGTCGCACGAAGTGCTGTACCTCTACCGATTGAGTCAGCTGCGCCACCAGACCATCTGGAAAGCGGACAGTGTGATTTTTGATGAAGACTGGAAAGCGGGCAATGAAAAAAATAACGGATCGGCCACAGCAAGAACCATCGCTCCTTCTGAGCTGGTTGGCGGGCGCCATACCACAAACACCTATTGGTTTCAACTCCCCGAACTCCCTGAAAGCAAAACAGGCTTCGAGCGGTTTTTCTGCCTGCGCCCCGTAGAATTAACACTGATCGGCTGGCCAGAAACCACCATTTACGTGAACGGGGAATCCCGCGCAGCATTGCCCCGCCAGCATTTTTACTGGTCGCTGAACCAAATCCTTGATCAGCAGGGCCCACAGCAGATTTGTATGAAAAGCTTCGGTGTATATGACATGCCCCGTGGATATAAGGAAATCAGCGTGGTGGAGCGTAACCCTGAACTGGACGAGCTGTACTGGTACACCCGTGTGCTTATCGAGGCAGTATCCATCATGTACCCCGAGGAAAAAGGGTATCAGGAAATGCGTGACCTTGCAGACCATATTATGGCGGCCATCGACCTTGACCTTGCGGGAACTGTCGGCTTCAATAAAAAAGTTACCGAAAGCCTGAAAACCATCAAGGCCTCTTTTGAGAAGATCGAAAAAATGGCTGATCACCAGTCAACACTTTATATGTTGGTGCATGGGCACCTTGACAGTGCCTGGCGATGGACCCTCGGCCATACAGACGATAAAATTGAGCGCCTTGTACTCAACAACCTCTACCTGATGGACCGCTATCCTGAGTACAAATATGTGTTCACCACGCCTTACCATTATGAGCGACTGAAGGAGTTTCACCCACACCTGTATGAGCGGGTGCTGGAGAAAATTCAGCAGGGACAGTGGATCGCCAAAGGCAGCACCTATGTGGAAACAGACATGAATATGCCTGGCGGGGAAAGTATCGTCCGACAATTTTTGTATGGCCTCGATTACTACAAACATGCCCTCAAAACCAAAGAGTTTGCCCTCTTTTTGCCAGATACTTTCGGCTATCCGCCCTACCTGCCGCAAATTGCCAATAGCTTCGGCCTCGACCACCTCGTGGCCATGCGTGTAAATGTCCCTCAGCTCGACCATACCATCTTTAATTTTAAAGGCATCGATGGTTCGAAAATTCTTGTCAACGGATTAAGCACCCCAGCATGGGAATACCCTTTTGTGGACGCCATACATGGGCACCATATTCAGAACCCAGACTCATACACCACTTACAATGCGCCAGACCCTGGACCAAGAAGAGCGCGTGGCACCTGGGAGCGATTCAAAGATCAGGACATTACCGACAAACAGCTGATGCTTATCGGTTGGGGTGATGGAGGTGGCGGCGGTACCGAGGATCAGCTCGAATTGATGCGCCTTGGGAAAAGCCTGCCTTCCTTCCCAAAAATTGAGTGGACGAATATGAATGATTATATCGACCTTCAGCTGGCCAAAAAAGACGAATTCCCTACTTATGACCGTCGACTACTCGATCGGCCGTTTATTCAGCGGACTTTCCTGATGGCCAACGGGATCAAGATGAACAACCGTGCGGCAGAACAACGCCTGCGTGAAGCCGAAGCGCTCGGAACATGGGCCACGCAATATGGTTACGAGTACCCTGCCGAAGCACTGAAAGCCACCTGGAAAAAACTGCTCGTGATGCACTTCCACGACATCATTACTGGCATGGCTGTGCCTGAGGTTCTGATGGAAGCCAATGTAACCATTCAGGAGGTGGAAGCCGCTGCCCGCAAACATCGGGATGCAGCGCTAACAGTCATTAAAGCCAATATTCAGGCAGAGGAAGACGGCCTGTTGCTTTTCAATCCTTCCGCCGTAAATAAGAAAGGACTGGTGAAACTGAATGCCCCAAAAGTGGCGGGTAAATTTCATTTGGTGGATGAAGATTTTCAGGAGTTGCCTTTTGAAAAAGACCAGAAACAGCTTTTGGTCGCGATCGATGATTTTGCACCGATGTCCTTTAAGAAAATATATGTTCGCAAGGGAAAATCAACCCTAAAATCGGCGCCTCTGACGGCCAAAAACCGAACGCTGGAAAATGAACTGGTAAAAGTTTCCTTCAATGAGCAGGGAGAGATTATCAGCTATTTTGATAAGCAAGCGCAACGCGAGCTGGTTCCTGCTGGCAAGGTTCAAAATCGTCTGCTGGAAGTTGTACACCCTGGCACCACTATGGCCAAGGTGAAGAACGATGGCTCGATTACCGACCCAAAGCAGGTGGCTCAAACCATTACTGCCAAGGCGAAATTCAGTCAGTATAAACAAAATTCTCTGATGGCCAGCCTGACCATCGAACGCCAGGTTGCTGCCTCATCGATCAAGCAACGGGTGGTGTTGCATAAAGATGACAAACAACTGACCTTTGAAACGGATATGGACTGGAATGAGGAACAACACCTTGAGGTGGATTTCCCGATGGATTTTGCCACCAAAGTAGCCAACCACGGGATTCAGTGGGGAAGCATGGAGGTAACAAGGAGCAGTTATGCCGATTACGATACGCTTGAAAAACCGACCTGTGCACATCAGTGGGCCGATATTTCTGATGAAGGTTACGGTATGGCCGTGCTGGACAATACCCGCTATGGTTACAATGTGAAAGAAGGAGGCATTCGCCTTGTGCTGAGTTATGGCCAGCATAAACATGGCTACTCAGAGCTAAAAAATGTGGCCTGGGGAAAGAAAGAATCTGGTGAATACGGTGGGGAAAAGTTCAAATATGCCCTTCTGCCACACGAGGGGAACCACATCAGCGGACGGGTGATTCAGAAAGCCAAACAGTTTAATACCGAGATTATTACGGAAAGCCTGAACAAGCAAAATGGTACCGCAAATGAATCCTTCCTGACGGGGATGCCTGAAAATATTATGCTGCAGACCATCAAAAAAGCCGAAAATGGTGAAGACTGGATCGTCCGTCTTTATGAAACGGAACAAAAACATACATCGTGTAAGCTGGTCATCGAAGGTCAGGCAACGGCCAAGGTGTTTTCGGCAAACATGAATGAAGGCATTGGGGAACCGATTACCGTCAATGATTCCGCTATCGGACTTTCTTTCCGCCCATTTGAAATCAAGACGCTGATCATCAAACCATCACAAAAACAATTGGTACAGGGTAAATAG
- a CDS encoding GNAT family N-acetyltransferase: MAYRIITIDSLSDHLKAQAHDLWNKEYPRQIQWQKISDFKQYLNSLLARRHRVILDQNDLMVGWYCDFLRDGQRYFAMIIDSGVQRQGFGSQLLKLAQAERCALQGWVVTTDQYIKGNGKPYLPPLAFYHKNGFSVDLDDRLDTETLSTVKISWQR; encoded by the coding sequence GTGGCGTATAGGATTATTACCATAGACAGTCTTTCTGATCACCTGAAAGCACAAGCCCACGATTTGTGGAACAAGGAGTATCCCAGGCAAATTCAGTGGCAGAAAATTTCAGATTTTAAACAATACCTCAACAGCTTGCTGGCACGAAGGCATCGTGTGATTCTTGATCAAAACGACCTGATGGTAGGCTGGTATTGTGATTTTTTACGTGATGGCCAGCGGTATTTTGCCATGATTATCGATAGTGGGGTGCAGCGGCAAGGATTTGGCAGTCAGCTTTTGAAGCTCGCACAGGCAGAACGCTGTGCGCTTCAGGGTTGGGTGGTTACCACTGATCAATACATCAAAGGCAATGGAAAACCTTACCTGCCTCCTTTAGCTTTTTATCACAAGAATGGCTTCTCCGTTGATTTGGACGATCGACTGGATACGGAAACATTATCAACAGTGAAAATTTCGTGGCAGAGGTAA
- a CDS encoding glycosyltransferase — MKILIVDNSFLPFNKYGGTERVIWYLGKSLSQMGHEVGYLVKQGSSCPFAKIHEINPTEEITAQIPEGYDMVHFQFQVKDYPHPHVMTFHGNQNHQSPFAQNTIFISANHAQRYGADTFVHNGLDFSDYGSVELHNPKNYFHFIGKAAWRLKNVKGAINIIKQVPQAKLKVLGGNRLNLKMGFRFTTTPKAQFHGMVGGDEKNNYLRYSKGLIFPVLWHEPFGLAITESLYYGNPVFGTPYGSLPELVPTEFGFLSHRSSEIVEAVKNVDQFSRKACHEYAVEMFNADKMAEGYLKCYERVLNHEPLNAQAPQLKKVQEEKFLPWEA, encoded by the coding sequence ATGAAAATTCTGATCGTCGATAACTCCTTTTTGCCCTTCAACAAATATGGTGGAACAGAACGCGTTATTTGGTATTTGGGGAAAAGCCTAAGCCAAATGGGGCATGAGGTTGGTTACCTGGTCAAGCAAGGGTCCTCGTGCCCTTTTGCCAAAATTCATGAGATTAACCCAACGGAAGAGATTACAGCACAAATTCCTGAAGGTTATGATATGGTTCATTTTCAGTTTCAGGTAAAGGACTACCCCCATCCGCACGTGATGACCTTCCACGGTAATCAAAACCACCAAAGTCCTTTTGCGCAAAATACCATCTTTATCTCGGCCAATCACGCCCAAAGGTATGGCGCTGACACCTTTGTACACAATGGTTTGGATTTTTCGGATTATGGCAGTGTAGAACTGCACAACCCTAAAAATTATTTCCACTTTATTGGCAAGGCGGCATGGCGACTAAAAAATGTAAAAGGGGCCATTAATATTATCAAGCAGGTACCACAGGCCAAGCTGAAAGTCCTCGGAGGCAATCGCCTGAATCTAAAAATGGGATTCAGGTTTACAACAACACCCAAAGCGCAATTCCATGGAATGGTGGGTGGTGATGAAAAAAACAATTATTTAAGATACTCTAAAGGACTGATCTTTCCTGTATTATGGCACGAGCCTTTTGGTCTTGCCATCACGGAAAGTTTATACTATGGTAATCCCGTTTTTGGGACTCCATACGGCTCCCTGCCTGAATTAGTACCCACAGAATTCGGCTTTCTAAGCCACCGATCCTCAGAAATTGTTGAGGCCGTAAAAAATGTTGACCAATTCAGCAGAAAAGCCTGCCATGAGTATGCCGTAGAAATGTTTAATGCTGATAAAATGGCGGAAGGCTATTTAAAATGCTATGAGCGCGTTTTAAATCATGAGCCCCTCAATGCCCAGGCTCCACAATTGAAGAAGGTACAGGAAGAGAAATTCCTTCCCTGGGAAGCATAA
- a CDS encoding imelysin family protein, whose protein sequence is MFTLKTFTRKGALCLMLSTAMLTFSCSDNVEIPANEELDKLQLTVVEDYAKLVHANYDNALQDALALQTAINTFVMDPTQAHLDAAKTAWLASRESYGPSEAFRFYAGPIDDDNGPEGNLNAWPLDEAYIDYVVEGETVYANGIVNMPEEYPTITAQLLTDLNEDGGEENVSLGYHALEFLLWGQDLTAPEEKLAGQRPLTDFTTDQFASRRLDYLKVTTEILIADLQGLVADWSPTSGGNYYASFVSELPATSLKNIFTGIGILAKAELAGERIFTAYDNKNQEDEHSCFSDNTHRDIILNAEGLSNVFYGKYKGTDGKEISGKGIYDLLKITDPALAEQVSTQVTTALEKVNAMPVPFDFAISDEASRPKVLEAVVELQQLGDEFAAAASALDITINTALPE, encoded by the coding sequence ATGTTTACGCTGAAGACTTTTACTCGAAAGGGGGCTTTGTGCCTGATGCTTTCAACGGCAATGCTGACCTTTTCTTGTTCCGATAATGTTGAAATTCCTGCCAATGAAGAATTGGATAAATTACAGTTAACCGTTGTTGAGGATTATGCCAAATTGGTGCACGCCAATTATGACAATGCACTACAGGATGCCCTCGCCTTGCAAACGGCAATTAACACATTTGTGATGGATCCTACACAAGCGCATCTCGATGCAGCGAAGACTGCCTGGTTGGCTTCTCGGGAATCATACGGGCCGTCGGAAGCATTCCGTTTCTATGCTGGGCCAATTGATGATGACAATGGGCCTGAGGGTAATTTAAATGCCTGGCCACTTGATGAGGCCTATATCGACTATGTAGTGGAAGGAGAAACAGTTTACGCCAATGGGATTGTAAATATGCCAGAGGAGTACCCTACTATTACAGCGCAATTATTGACAGATTTGAATGAGGACGGCGGGGAAGAAAATGTTTCCCTGGGGTATCATGCACTGGAGTTTTTACTTTGGGGACAGGATTTAACTGCTCCTGAAGAAAAATTGGCAGGACAGCGTCCACTGACAGATTTTACGACCGATCAATTTGCTTCGAGAAGATTGGATTATTTGAAAGTAACCACGGAGATTTTAATCGCTGACCTCCAGGGCTTGGTGGCTGACTGGTCGCCTACAAGTGGCGGTAATTATTACGCCAGCTTTGTGAGTGAATTGCCTGCTACTTCGCTTAAAAATATCTTTACTGGGATTGGTATCCTGGCTAAAGCTGAGTTGGCTGGGGAGCGAATTTTCACCGCCTATGATAATAAAAACCAGGAAGATGAGCATTCTTGCTTCAGTGATAATACCCACCGCGACATTATTCTGAATGCGGAAGGCCTGAGCAATGTATTCTATGGAAAATACAAAGGGACGGATGGTAAAGAAATCAGCGGAAAAGGGATTTATGATTTACTGAAAATAACAGATCCTGCTTTGGCAGAACAGGTGAGTACGCAGGTAACCACCGCTTTGGAAAAAGTAAATGCGATGCCTGTACCATTTGATTTCGCAATTTCCGATGAGGCTTCCCGCCCGAAAGTTCTTGAAGCGGTTGTGGAACTTCAGCAGCTTGGCGATGAGTTTGCTGCTGCCGCAAGTGCACTTGACATCACGATCAATACGGCATTGCCTGAATAA
- a CDS encoding imelysin family protein, whose product MMHHIKWITLCCLFLGLSACGDTAERPSFDRSAMLDQLAENHIRRHLELYQAAVLQFDQRVQSLIVTPTEEQYLAVQEEWKTLNRAWQAINIFDIGPIASQFLQHPLHRPPFDQELMDQFLASEDILDQEFVNKKMGSSTTGMMALEYLIFTADQDPSILEKKHQLTGLLSAKLKADSQTFDAAWQSYLPTFKTAAGYGINSSLNQMVNAQISNMEFLITAMVGNPLGKSNGGVANAEAAYERYAHDDLMALKSALLAHQSLFDFSATEGNGLNSYLIFLNAIADNQPLGQVIDGQFNLVIQHIDGLEQPLHLAIEQSPEAVESLYQEMKVLLILLKVDLTHHLSITSTFDDNDGD is encoded by the coding sequence ATGATGCATCATATAAAATGGATTACCCTGTGCTGCTTGTTTTTGGGCTTGTCAGCTTGTGGTGATACGGCAGAACGACCTTCCTTTGACCGATCAGCAATGCTTGATCAGTTGGCAGAAAATCATATCCGAAGGCATCTTGAATTATATCAGGCGGCAGTTTTGCAGTTCGATCAGCGTGTGCAGTCATTGATAGTGACTCCTACCGAGGAGCAGTATTTGGCTGTTCAGGAAGAATGGAAGACGCTCAACCGTGCATGGCAGGCAATAAATATTTTTGATATTGGCCCTATTGCAAGTCAGTTTTTACAACACCCTTTGCATCGGCCGCCTTTTGATCAGGAGCTGATGGATCAGTTTTTGGCTTCTGAGGATATTTTAGATCAGGAATTTGTTAATAAGAAAATGGGGAGCTCAACCACAGGGATGATGGCGCTGGAGTACCTTATTTTTACTGCTGATCAGGATCCGTCGATCTTGGAAAAGAAACATCAGCTTACAGGTTTGCTGAGCGCGAAACTTAAAGCTGACAGTCAGACGTTTGATGCGGCATGGCAAAGCTATCTTCCAACTTTTAAAACTGCTGCGGGCTATGGAATTAACAGTTCCCTGAATCAGATGGTGAATGCACAGATTTCCAATATGGAGTTTCTCATCACCGCAATGGTGGGCAACCCATTGGGGAAATCAAATGGCGGAGTGGCCAATGCTGAAGCTGCTTATGAGCGCTATGCCCATGATGATTTAATGGCTTTGAAAAGTGCACTTTTGGCGCATCAGTCATTATTTGATTTTTCAGCAACAGAAGGGAACGGGCTGAACAGTTACCTGATATTTTTGAATGCTATTGCGGACAATCAGCCTTTGGGGCAGGTGATTGACGGACAGTTTAACTTGGTTATTCAGCATATTGATGGGCTCGAGCAACCATTACACTTGGCGATTGAGCAATCTCCTGAAGCGGTTGAATCATTATATCAGGAAATGAAAGTCTTATTGATTTTGCTGAAAGTTGACCTGACACACCATTTAAGTATTACCAGTACATTTGATGATAACGATGGTGATTAA